The DNA region AGAAAATCCTCGCCAGTGAATTGGAAATTCGGGGGGGCAATCTCTCAAGATTCGAAAGTTTCGTAAGGCGGACCCACATCCCATGGTTCGCATCTGGAGGTCATGGGTTGATcagctggagatgggaggTTGGCCAGCGCCCGGGCTACGGCTTGCGAGATGGATATATTGTCAAAAGGTTGTCCAAGTTCTGCACCTTCTTCTGCCAGTTAGCTCGCTTTGCTTCCTCGACTAtactttctcttctctcttgcACCCACGTACTCCGCCCTTTACACAGCTCGGCTGTAACGGGGCAACAGTTTCTGCACATATGCTTAGcttttttctgttctttGATCAGGACTCACCACTGAGATACCGTTCTCCATAATGCTCCCCATGAACTCTTCTACACAGCCGAGCAACTGCACCGGACAGGCTGCCGGGGCACCAGTTACGTtgcatcctccaccctcagGCACTTCTCTGCCTCCTAAGCTACCGCACTTGACCTTCGAGAACCCTGATGATAGCGACAGCACCGAATTTGacgactccaacaacagtgaagatgatgaatcCGACACAGAGGCAAGCCCGGTCGAGGCCATCAAAAACAACATGGCCAACCCTTTGAGGGCGGAAAGGCCTCGCGTACCGCAGGCAAATGTTGGCTTCCAGCGAGCTCAAACTCCGATCGAGTCTGCACAGGCAAAGGTGCTCGAGGACCTTGTCAACAAAGTCTCAAAACTGGAGACAGAACGTATGTGGACCCATCAAGGCGTTTCCTGGTAGATTGCTGATCAGCCTGTAGTGGGTAAATTTCGAGGCACCACATCGGCCCCAGACCATGAAGACCGCCATGCCGGGGCATCACCCTTGACTACACCAGGTATTCGACTCCAACCACCCACTTACCCCGGACATATCAACAGAGCGCCGTCTCCTCGGCAAACAGCTCCTCGGATAGTCACCGGTCAGACAACCTCAGCCTTCCCTGAGCTAGCACCCCGATCACCATCCGGTGTTCAGTTCAGTTCACCAGTGCCGCCCTTCTCGTCTGGCGGCCACCCGGCGGGTCCGTTTCCGGGTGTAAAGACACCCGTGGTTGAGATTTCCGCTGTTGACCTCAAATGGGGTCCGCTGTTCGACGAAAAGGGAGCGCCAACAAAAAGATGGGAGCAAGTGTTGAAAGGTCTTGGTCAATACATTGTAAGTAGAGCGAGTCGATGATTGGTAAGAAACAAGCTAACGCGTCTTCTGTTGTAGCTCGATGAATTTATGCCACAAAagacgttggtgatggctCCTCAAAAGATGGCAGCTTTCTACTCCCAGCACAACATCGAGTGTGAGGCAGTTTCATTCCTCGGTATGTTGAATCCATCTTCCAGCTACTGTGTGAGGCTGACCAAGGTGCAGAAATATTTCGAAGTCGGAATCAAGACGTCCATGTCAGATTGTCCGAGCTGTATGACCAGCTCGGGTTCGAATATCACTTGGCACCTTCAGCACCCGGATGTAGGCCGACGGTGCCTGGCTTGACCCTCCACGGATGGACTCAGTGGATGACGTTAGCCATGAGGGCGCATCCTGATGAAGAGGCTCGCAGGTTCGCCAAGGTGATCACGATGCTGCCCATTAATGCCGAGAGTCCACTTGACGGCAAGCTAGAAAGACTTCCGAAGCAGATATCCCGTCACCTTTTGCCGGAGAAGGCCGACCCAGCATCCCGGGGAAAGTTCAGCGCCGCCCTTCGAGTGGTACAGGAAGCTTTGGGACTGTTGTCTCCGCCGCCCAAACCGAGTCTCCAGGAACGACGGCCATCTCAATCGCGCGCTGTTAGCCCTAGGTCTCGATATAAGCCCTCATCCGTTGGCATTccgtcacctccctcctcagtCTCCGGGGCGGCCGTGGATGATGACTACCGGAGAGGTGACCGTGAGCGCGAGCGAAACTACCGCGACCTTCCAGGAAGACCATACGAGAGTAATGGCTCCGCGAGGCGAGACCCTCCATTATCGCGATCAACAACGGGACTTGGCTTGCCCACTCGCCCCCCTTCGCGGACCGGACCCCCTTCGACAACAAGTTCTCGCCGACGTAGCTCACCTGCCCCCTATCACAGAAGCTCCGTATCAGGGGCAAgtggaagagaggagaggggataCACCAGGTCGTCGTCTGATGCTACCATATATCCTCACCGGTCGGACCAAAGGGAGCGAGAGCGTGAACGAGAAAGAGAACGCGAAAGAGATAGGGAGCGGGAGCGTGATCGtgacagagagagagattccCGAGACTCCAAGGCCAGAGGACGAGAAAGGGAGGCAGACAGAAGGGACAGAGGCAGTCGAAGATCGGCCTCGGTGGTGAGCAACACGGACCGAAAAGGAGGCCTTGGTCGTCCTAACCGAAGGAGTTCTGTGATTGTCCAAGATGAACGAGCGGGCAACTTGGGACGTGCCCCGACGTGGGGAGATTTCTTTACAGGAAAGTCAGCCATGGCTTGAGTGTGGTGTGTGAGATTTGTACGTTGCTGTTGGTACATTGCTTTGTCATTGTCTGCGTTTTCTTCGTACCTTATACTCGTATCGCTAGCTACTCGCTCCTTAGGATAGATAGGTACTGCCTGCGCCGTGTAAGCTTTTGTTGCGATTAATTTTAAAATTATTCACCCTTGATAACTCGtaccttcctctccatcccatTAAGCCTCTCACCGACTCTTGGAAACCCCATTTCGGGAAGGAGCTCGTGGCTTGAGTGAGCCGACTTGGAAAGCTTGAATTGACTTCTGGCAAGAGCCAACGGCATCGGGGCTCCCCACgatcgacatcatcatctgccATTTCACCCCACCTCTACCACCCTCAATGCTGCCGATCCGAAATCCTTCAAAAACAATCTTTGTCGCGCATGCAGCTGCAGCATTTTGCATCGAGAGAAACAGAGGCTATCGCCGGTTTCCTGTACCTTGTTGCTTTCTCCCTGCACGGCACACCTCCCGCGGTCGCCGGATGACGTAGTTGGCATCCCGCCATCTGACATGCCTCCCGGTGCCGGCTCTTCCATTGTGCGCCGTCTTTCCGACTACACACTCCGTTGAATGGCACCTACACACGGCACCGTGTAACCCAATCTTTGTCCTTGCTGCCATGAAATCTGGTTGGATGATGAACGGCTCGGATGCCCCTCCCCTGACTACTTATGTCATAGGTGAACACAAGTCCGAGACCTGAGTATCTTGGGGACAATATGGTGGGAGATATATGATGGTTTGCCCTCTTGGGTCTTGGATATCGTTTTTGATCAACTGTTGCTATCATCCACCCTCACAATGGCTGTCGACACTGACAAGGCCCACAACCGCTCCaactcaaccacctccaaagcctCGTACGCTCACCATGACGATACAGGCACCCCTTCATCCCACCATGGCTCACCAGAGTCTCTCAAGCACCAACGCCTGGAAGCCTCCAGGAAGCTCGCAAACCCCCTCGCTGGTTTGAGCCATGAACGACTTTACCAGATGGGCGAGGAGTATGCCGTTAACGCCGGGCTGACCAGCGATGAGGACCTCCGCGCTTTCCGTCTCGGTGCAGTTATCGCTAGCAACCAGACTGACTACAGCTCCATCTCGGAGCTTACCGATCGCGAGAGGGAAGTTCTGGAGCGTGAGACAACCCACAAGTGGTCCAACCCCCGGATGCTTTACTGGGTCATTGCCATCTGCTCTCTCTGTGCTGCTGTCCAGGGCATGGATGAGACAGTTGTCAATGGCGCCCAGATCTTTTACAAGGAAGCCTTTGGAATCGCTGAGGACACCTGGTTGATTGGTCTCACCAATGGCGCTCCGTATTTGTGCTGTGCCATTGTTGGTTGCTGGGTGACTGAGCCTATGAATAAGAGGTTCGGGAGAAGAGGCACCATTTTCATCTCTTGTGCTATTTCGGCGTTGGCATGCTTCTGGCAGGCGTTTGCGAACACCTGGTATCATATGTTTATCGCACGGTTTTTCTTGGGATTTGGTATTGGACCCAAGAGCGCAACTACACCGATTTTCGCCGCAGAGTGCTCTCCGCCAAGACTGAGAGGAGCCCTGGTCATGGTGAGCACCCCTTTTTACCCCTGAGTCCTTGGCATCTTGTATCCACCTCTCGAGACatcgccttcaaccagtgAGCATATTGCTAACAAACCACAAAGCAATGGCAAATGTGGACGGCCTTCGGTATTATGATCGGTTACGTTGCCGACTTGGCCTTCTACCCTGTTCCTGACCGCGGCATCCCTCTGGGTCTCAACtggcggttgatgatgggttcCGCCCTCATTCCAGCCGTCGTTGTCTGTTGTCTCGCCTACGTCTGCCCCGAGTCACCCAGATGGTATCTCACCAAGAACCGCCACAAGGATGCGTTTGCTTCGGTCTGTCAACTTCGCCATGAGAAAGTCCAGGCGGCAAGGGATCTGTTTTACACGCACATCCTGCTCAAGGCGGAAGAGCAGACCACGGCCAACATTGGAACACGCAACCGCATCAAGGAGGTCTTTACCATCCGACGCAACAGAAATGCCATGATTGCTTCTGAGATTGTCATGTTTATGCAGCAATTCTGCGGTGTCAATGTCATTGCCTACTTTTCCAGTGAAATTTTCAGGGAGGCTGGGTATTCTGAGGTCGAGGCTCTGGCAGCAAGCTTGGGATTCGGAGTCATCAACTTCCTGTTTGCTATACCAGCCTTTTACACCATCGACACGTACGGCCGGCGCAATTTACtgctcaccaccttcccGCTGATGGCACTATTCATGTTCTTCACTGGTTTCAGCTTCTGGATACCAGAAGACAGTCCAGCACACATCGGGTGTATCGCCTTGGGAATCTACCTCTTCGGCATCGTCTACAGCCCCGGCGAGGGCCCGGTGCCATTTACCTATTCAGCAGAAGCATACCCGCTGTATATCCGCGCCATAGGGATGAGCTTCGCGACGGCAACGACGTGGTTCTTCAATTTTGTTCTGGCGCTTACGTGGCCGAGTTTACTGGAGGCGTTCAGGCCGCAGGGCGCTTTTAGCTGGTATGGGGGGTGGAATATTGTTGGTtttttcttggtgttgtttttggtgcCTGAgacgaaggagaagacgtTAGAGGAGCTGGATAGGGTTTTTGATGTggatttgaggaggatgatggctttTGGGGCGAGGCAGgcggggtggttttgggggaggtacGTGATGAggcggaagggggggagaaaGCCAGTTCatccgggggaggaggggttggatggggatagtggggaggagggagagtttttgggggagaagaagggggttgttggggggatggatggggcgGAGAGGGTTTGATGCTggatgggaggtgggtgttcGGGATAAATACTGGGTTGGATTTACTAATTGATTAAGATTGTATGACTCTGGTTGTCAGGGACGTCTTATTGCCATCTAAGTCTGGGATCTGTGGTTGATTCATCTCTATATTTCTATCAAACCAACAGGTTCTCCGCAAGAAATTTCGGTTATAAACCTTCTTTTCACAAAGCCAACCATCTTCCTCGGAGAAGAGCTCTCATAGTCTTTACCCATAACGATGTCAGCATTAGCCGTCAACCCATTGTCAAGTATCGGTCAATATTTATTTCTGTCCTTTCTAAGACATGAATGAAGCTAGTCATTGGAAATATAACCCATGGCTTGGAAAAAAGACGGAAATAAGTCTGAACAATTAGACCGCCGATACGGAGGTCAGACTACGGGCGTCTTTTGACACGTATTGAACAAATACCACCCTTGTCTTTTCCTGCTTGCGAGAATCAGACAGCCACGATCCAGCCCACCGCAACCCACCAAGACAAATTCTCAGCATCaatacaccaccacccaacccacgTTCCCTTTCTCGGGTACGTGAGCTACATGCACTCTgcaccaacatcacctctcttctccagcttcatCTATTTCATGTTGGCCGCGATGGCATTGTTGTTTTAGACCATGTTGGCTCGGCTGGCACATGATGCCTTCCTCCCAACCGCCCCAGAGATTAcccgggagaggaggaggaggggcagcaaGCGCAGTTAGCTGTCCTCTTCCATCTGCTGCGGGAGAGTCGGTAGCGGTGGTGAAATAGGTAagggtgggtggggaggcggtggtttcGCCC from Podospora pseudocomata strain CBS 415.72m chromosome 3, whole genome shotgun sequence includes:
- a CDS encoding hypothetical protein (EggNog:ENOG503P0PV) produces the protein MLPMNSSTQPSNCTGQAAGAPVTLHPPPSGTSLPPKLPHLTFENPDDSDSTEFDDSNNSEDDESDTEASPVEAIKNNMANPLRAERPRVPQANVGFQRAQTPIESAQAKVLEDLVNKVSKLETELGKFRGTTSAPDHEDRHAGASPLTTPGIRLQPPTYPGHINRAPSPRQTAPRIVTGQTTSAFPELAPRSPSGVQFSSPVPPFSSGGHPAGPFPGVKTPVVEISAVDLKWGPLFDEKGAPTKRWEQVLKGLGQYILDEFMPQKTLVMAPQKMAAFYSQHNIECEAVSFLEIFRSRNQDVHVRLSELYDQLGFEYHLAPSAPGCRPTVPGLTLHGWTQWMTLAMRAHPDEEARRFAKVITMLPINAESPLDGKLERLPKQISRHLLPEKADPASRGKFSAALRVVQEALGLLSPPPKPSLQERRPSQSRAVSPRSRYKPSSVGIPSPPSSVSGAAVDDDYRRGDRERERNYRDLPGRPYESNGSARRDPPLSRSTTGLGLPTRPPSRTGPPSTTSSRRRSSPAPYHRSSVSGASGREERGYTRSSSDATIYPHRSDQRERERERERERERDRERERDRDRERDSRDSKARGREREADRRDRGSRRSASVVSNTDRKGGLGRPNRRSSVIVQDERAGNLGRAPTWGDFFTGKSAMA
- a CDS encoding hypothetical protein (EggNog:ENOG503NW40; COG:P) codes for the protein MAVDTDKAHNRSNSTTSKASYAHHDDTGTPSSHHGSPESLKHQRLEASRKLANPLAGLSHERLYQMGEEYAVNAGLTSDEDLRAFRLGAVIASNQTDYSSISELTDREREVLERETTHKWSNPRMLYWVIAICSLCAAVQGMDETVVNGAQIFYKEAFGIAEDTWLIGLTNGAPYLCCAIVGCWVTEPMNKRFGRRGTIFISCAISALACFWQAFANTWYHMFIARFFLGFGIGPKSATTPIFAAECSPPRLRGALVMQWQMWTAFGIMIGYVADLAFYPVPDRGIPLGLNWRLMMGSALIPAVVVCCLAYVCPESPRWYLTKNRHKDAFASVCQLRHEKVQAARDLFYTHILLKAEEQTTANIGTRNRIKEVFTIRRNRNAMIASEIVMFMQQFCGVNVIAYFSSEIFREAGYSEVEALAASLGFGVINFLFAIPAFYTIDTYGRRNLLLTTFPLMALFMFFTGFSFWIPEDSPAHIGCIALGIYLFGIVYSPGEGPVPFTYSAEAYPLYIRAIGMSFATATTWFFNFVLALTWPSLLEAFRPQGAFSWYGGWNIVGFFLVLFLVPETKEKTLEELDRVFDVDLRRMMAFGARQAGWFWGRYVMRRKGGRKPVHPGEEGLDGDSGEEGEFLGEKKGVVGGMDGAERV